Sequence from the Streptomyces sp. NBC_00358 genome:
GAGGAGCAGCTCCTCGGACTTGATCTGCTCGGGGTCGCCGATGATGACGGCCTTGCCGCCGCCGTGGTCGAGTCCGGCCATGGCGTTCTTGTACGACATCCCGCGCGCGAGGTTGAGGGCGTCGGCGACGGCCTCCTGCTCGCTCGCGTACGGGTAGAAGCGCGTACCGCCGAGGGCGGGGCCCAGGGCGGTGGAGTGGAGGGCGATCACGGCCTTGAGGCCGCTGGCGCGGTCCTGGCAGAGCACGACTTGCTCATGACCCCCCTGATCCGAGTGGAACAGGGTGTGCAGTACATCAGCAGGCGCGCCGGTTACGTCGGTCACTGTGGTGACTCCCAGGTAAAAAGCGGCGGTTGGGTGGGGGCCCGTGCGGATGGCGGGCTCCGTGGGAATGAGACTAGAGCCTGCGCCGACCCGCCCTCGGCGCAGTGGTCGGGATCACCCGCGGGCGGGGTACGGCCATGGTTCGATTTGCATAGATTTCTCTTCAGGCTGTGATCGGTTTTCGCTGGTTTTCCCGGTGGTCGACGGGGGAGGAGAGCAGGCGTGCCCAAGGTGTCCGCGGTGATCGTCCCGTACACGTCGTATCTGCGGGTGTACGAGCCACTGGCCGCGTTCCCCGAGTCGGAGCGCGCCCACTGGACGCGCTACGCCCGGCGCGCCGAGCGCCCCTCCTACCAGGACGAACTGCGCCGTTCGCTGGCCGATCTGCTGCCCACCCCGCCGGTCCCCGTGCCGGTGCACGAGAGCGGCGAGGCGTTCGTGGCCGAGATCGACGGGGTGGTGTGCGTGTGTCCCTGGCGCACCCGGCTGCGCGGCTGGCAGGCCCTGGACGAACTGGGCGAGGAGCTTCCGGCGGCCGTCCTGGACGCGGTGCTGCCGCCGCTGGTGCGCCGTCAGGCCGCGCTGGACTACGAGCGCTGGCTGCTGCGCAACCCCGACGCCCGCCCGTGGATCCGCACCTCGACCTGGCAGGTGCCGCTGAACTGGTTCGTCCTCGTCACCGACGAGGAGCGGGAGTACGAGAAGGGGACGGGCCCCGGCGGGGCCGCGCCGCTGCTGCGCTACCGGACGCCGATGGTGCAGGCGCGGCGGCGCACCGCGCGGGCCCTGCGGACGCTCAGGGACGCGCTGGACGAAGGGCCGCTCATCGAGGGCCTGGTGGACGTGGGGCGCTGGCTGGAGGAGTTCCATCCGCGCTCGCTGGTCGAGCTGGACTACGGCGGGCTCGTGCACACGCTGCCGGCCGGCCATCTGGAGGACGACCACTCCGCCGCGGACGTCGCCGAGGGCATCGAGGCGCTGCGCACCGGGGACGGGGCGGCGGCGGGCGAGGCGTACGGCCGGCTGGTGGAGCGCTGGCGGTCCGTCAGGGACCGGCGTTCGTCGAACTGACGCGAGGTTCCGGCGGGCCGGGCCGCCTGCCCGGGTGGCACCCGTCGTCCGCCCCGGTCCGGTCGGGGCGGGAGTGGGTGCTGAGTTCCCTGTTCGGTGTGATCTGCTTCTCACAGGTTCCGGGTCGAACTCGCGTATGGTCCTGACACGCTGAAGAACCCTCACTCCAGGACGTAGGTCCCGATCCGGGCTTATACGTCAACGGGTGTCAAGCGTGACGGACGGCACTTACCCGGCTCTTGCATCGCTTGCCCCTCCTCGTGTCAAAATAGGACAAGGAGCCCGGGGGAGGGCTCCCTCCGCCCACGTTTGGGGGGGAATCTCGGCATTGCACGCTTTGGGGGGTCTGGTGACTCCTGATCGCCCTGTGACTGATCGTCACAGTGGCGTGACTGTCCGCTATGGCATGGTCCATCGGCTTCCGTCGCTGATGAACACCTGGGAGGGCAATTCCATCGGTTTGGCCGACGCGGCTGGACGGATGGTGTAGTTGTAGTGCCGAGGACAAGCCGTTCGTCCTATAACCGACTCGACTCGCGTCCGCCATTTCGGGCAACGCGGGTCAAGGTGCAGAATTTAGAGGAAAGAACCGAGAAGGTTCGGTTCTCCCGAGGAGGCCGCTCATGACCGCTCGCACCCCTGATGCCGAGCCGCTGCTGACCCCGGCTGAGGTCGCCACGATGTTCCGCGTCGACCCCAAGACGGTCACGCGGTGGGCGAAGGCCGGCAAGCTCACATCCATCCGCACGCTCGGCGGGCACCGCCGCTACCGCGAGGCTGAGGTCCGCGCACTGCTCGCGGGTATCCCGCAGCAGCGCAGCGAAGCCTGAACCATCGCATAACCGGACAATTCAACGGATCCCCCAATCCGTCGAGGCGTCCACACCACAGCTCCAAGCGACGCGGGTTCTGCCCCAACAGAGCTCACGCCCAAGCGTTTTTGCCACATGAACAGGGTGCGTCGTAGATCGCGCTGGACTCCGCCGGGTCCAGCGCGATCTTTTTTGTGCGGTCCGCGCGCCTCGGCGACCGGCCTGTGAGCGGCCTTGTCGGAGTCTGGGGGCGGGTGTCGGATCGGCTGTGGAAGTCCTCGAAGAGCAGTGCAATTGCACATATTAAATTGACTGGTTGTAGGAGAGGGGTAAGTTCCACACTTCTGAAAACATATGCGGTGACTCCCGTCACATGCCACAGTCCTTGTCGCCTGTGAGCCTTCTGCGATAGGGGAGTTGAGGCGGCGAGGGGTTCTGCCGCAACGGGCCGCGCATCGCGTGATCTTCGCGGAGGGGGTCCTCGGTCACGCGGTGGGGGGACTCTCGTCCTCCGGGGCGCTCTCGGGGTCCGGTTCGTCGTACGGGGTGGGTTCCATGGCCAGCCGCGCGAGCTGGTGGCAGATCGGGCAGTGCCGCGTCAGATGGCGGTACCCGGAGGCGGCCGCCAGATGGGCTCGGAGCAGAGCCCGGGTCTCGTGCCGGGCGGACACCGCCATACGCACCTCCAGGGGGCCGGCAGGGCGAAGGCCCTGGATTCCGGGGTACCGGCGGAATGTGACGCCGTCAAGGGACGGGAACGCGTCGCAGAGCGGCGCCCGGACGCCCCGGCGGCCTCGATCCGGCCGGTGAGCACACGCGAACGGGTCCGGTGCCGGGCGCCGACGGCGCGGGCAGGCCGAACACCGGGGCCGGGCAGGCGGACGAGTCGCGCACGCCGCCCGGGCGAACACCCCGGTGGCACACCGGAGGACCGGGGGCGGGACGGACGCGGGGCGGGAGCGGGCATGCGAAAAGGCCCGGAGCCGAAGCTCCGGGCCTTTCCTCACGCGGTCCTGACGGGATTTGAACCCGCGGCCTCCACCTTGACAGGGTGGCGAGCACTCCAAACTGCTCCACAGGACCTTGATTCGCAGCGACTTGTTCTTGCGCTGTGCTGCGAAAAGAGACTGTACAGGAGGGCGGGCCCAGGGTCGAACTCACCGCACGTGCGGGTGCCGTTACGGGGCGGCCGCGTCGATCGCCTTCACGATCCGCTTGTCCGAGACGGGGTACGCCGTGCCCAGCGCGTGGGCGAAATAGCTGACCCGGAGCTCCTCGATCATCCAGCGGATGTCCAGCACCGACGAGGGCACCGGGCGGCCCTGCGGCAGCTGTTCCAGGAGCCAGGCGTACTCGTCCTGCATCTCGTGGACCTTCTCCATGCGGCTGGTGTCCCGCTGGACGCCGGTAGGCATCTGCTGGAGGCGGCGGTCCGCGGCGACCAGATAGCGCATCAGGTCCGGCAGCCGCCGCAGCCCCGTCGCCGTGACGAAACCGGGCTTCACGAGGGCGTCGAGCTGCCCCCGTACGTCCGTGAGGTTGGCGAGCAGGGTCGGGCTCCTGACGCCCTTCAGACGGCGCTCACAGGCCTGCCAGGCGGCGAGCACCTGCTGCACCTGCCCGACCGTGCGCACGGTCGTGTCGACGATCTCCGCGCGCACCTTGTCGTACAGCTTCCGGTAGGACTCCTCGTCCCACGCCGGGCCGCCGAAGTCGGCGATCAGCTTGTCCGCGGCGGCCATCGCGCAGTCGTCGAACAGGGCCTGCACCGAGCCGTGCGGGTTCGCGGACAGGGCGAGCTTCT
This genomic interval carries:
- a CDS encoding DUF6274 family protein codes for the protein MAVSARHETRALLRAHLAAASGYRHLTRHCPICHQLARLAMEPTPYDEPDPESAPEDESPPTA
- the bldC gene encoding developmental transcriptional regulator BldC codes for the protein MTARTPDAEPLLTPAEVATMFRVDPKTVTRWAKAGKLTSIRTLGGHRRYREAEVRALLAGIPQQRSEA